Proteins encoded in a region of the Nicotiana tomentosiformis chromosome 9, ASM39032v3, whole genome shotgun sequence genome:
- the LOC104107438 gene encoding uncharacterized protein isoform X2 encodes MECKHVDRAEYDPKNDLLDEEFMLKGKWYQRKDLEVKNSRDDALKCTHYMPLIRPEGKPLPCVIYCHGNSGCRADASEAAIILLPLNITVFTLDFSGSGISGGEHVTLGWNEKDDLRAVVEYLQTDGNVSLIGLWGRSMGAVTSLMYGAEDPSIAGMVLDSPFSDLVDLMMELVDTYKIRLPKFTVKFAIQYMRRAVLKKAKFDITELNTIKVAKSCFVPVLLGHAVDDDFIQPHHSDRVFEAYMGDKDIIIFEGDHNSPRPQFYFDSISIFFNNVLQPPEDEAVGAFFDMPQDYFGKGSWSTVHEVDFMDDVHDVAAAPTSSTEDVIKQVRSKRPMSRTEVPSDISAQDNQTEDQEEGTGTDSVPSSSKMISFELSNGDPFGPNVPASIDDDDYVEYSLDSLADFPSNVEEEERMLMKAVLESLKDLEVKPPPAEQVSSKVVEELPQPLQDSKEESASTKQCTPSKEISASAIVSNGHDSDAKVQVQDTDKVSATPANSTLLAKEVKSNGASSHRDTSISNQSSSNVDVVDGTKATVTVVKNPTSNIMDGLLRRWDLNFFKNR; translated from the exons ATGGAATGCAAGCATGTTGACAG GGCTGAGTATGATCCTAAAAATGACCTACTAGATGAAGAATTCATGCTTAAAGGGAAATGGTACCAAAGGAAGGATCTGGAG GTTAAAAATAGTAGGGATGATGCTCTTAAATGTACCCATTATATGCCTCTTATTCGTCCAGAAGGAAAGCCACTGCCTTGTGTGATTTACTGTCATGGAAACAG CGGATGTAGAGCAGATGCCAGTGAAGCTGCTATTATATTATTGCCACTAAACATAACTGTTTTCACCCTTGACTTCTCTGGATCTGGAATTTCTGGAGGCGAGCACGTTACATTGGGGTGGAATGAA AAGGATGATCTCAGAGCTGTGGTTGAATATCTGCAGACAGATGGCAATGTTTCTTTGATTGGCTTGTGGGGCCGTTCAATGGGTGCAGTTACTAG CCTCATGTACGGTGCTGAGGATCCATCCATTGCTGGAATGGTTTTAGACAGCCCCTTCTCTGATTTGGTTGATTTGATGATGGAACTTGTAGACACTTACAAAATCCGGCTGCCCAAGTTCACT GTAAAGTTTGCAATCCAATATATGCGCAGAGCGGTTTTAAAAAAGGCGAAGTTTGACATAACCGAGTTGAACACAATTAAG GTGGCAAAGTCATGCTTTGTCCCTGTTTTACTGGGTCATGCTGTTGATGATGATTTTATACAGCCCCATCACTCTGATCGTGTATTTGAGGCGTACATG GGGGACAAGGATATTATAATATTTGAGGGTGATCACAACTCTCCACGTCCACAGTTTTATTTTGATTCTATAAGTATCTTCTTCAACAATGTTTTGCAACCACCAGAGGATGAAGCAGTGGGTGCATTCTTTGACATGCCACAAGATTATTTTGGCAAG GGCAGTTGGAGTACAGTCCATGAAGTTGACTTTATGGATGATGTCCATGATG TTGCAGCTGCACCAACTAGTAGCACTGAAGATGTAATAAAGCAGGTTCGCTCCAAAAGACCCATGAGTCGGACAGAG GTCCCGTCTGACATATCTGCGCAGGATAACCAGACTGAAGACCAG GAAGAAGGTACTGGAACCGACTCTGTCCCATCATCTTCAAAAATGATCAGCTTTGAACTTTCCAATGGTGACCCGTTTGGTCCCAATGTTCCTGCATCAATAGATGATGATGACTATGTGGAATACTCACTTGATAGTTTGGCAGATTTTCCTAGTAATGTGGAGGAAGAAGAAAGG ATGTTAATGAAAGCAGTACTCGAGTCTTTAAAAGACTTGGAGGTAAAACCTCCCCCTGCCGAGCAAGTGTCCTCAAAAGTTGTCGAAGAACTTCCTCAACCTTTGCAGGACAGTAAAGAGGAGTCAGCTTCTACAAAGCAATGTACTCCATCGAAAGAAATTAGTGCTAGTGCCATAGTTTCTAATGGACATGATTCAGACGCCAAAGTCCAAGTTCAAGATACTGATAAAGTATCAGCAACTCCAGCTAACAGTACTTTATTGGCGAAAGAAGTGAAAAGCAATGGGGCGTCTTCTCATCGTGACACGTCCATCAGCAATCAAAGTTCGTCCAATGTTGACGTGGTTGATGGTACTAAAGCCACTGTGACCGTTGTAAAGAACCCAACAAGTAATATCATGGATGGTTTGTTGCGTCGTTGGGATCTCAACTTCTTCAAGAACAGATAA
- the LOC104107438 gene encoding uncharacterized protein isoform X1, with protein sequence MEQLVNFIIRPPRAEYDPKNDLLDEEFMLKGKWYQRKDLEVKNSRDDALKCTHYMPLIRPEGKPLPCVIYCHGNSGCRADASEAAIILLPLNITVFTLDFSGSGISGGEHVTLGWNEKDDLRAVVEYLQTDGNVSLIGLWGRSMGAVTSLMYGAEDPSIAGMVLDSPFSDLVDLMMELVDTYKIRLPKFTVKFAIQYMRRAVLKKAKFDITELNTIKVAKSCFVPVLLGHAVDDDFIQPHHSDRVFEAYMGDKDIIIFEGDHNSPRPQFYFDSISIFFNNVLQPPEDEAVGAFFDMPQDYFGKGSWSTVHEVDFMDDVHDVAAAPTSSTEDVIKQVRSKRPMSRTEVPSDISAQDNQTEDQEEGTGTDSVPSSSKMISFELSNGDPFGPNVPASIDDDDYVEYSLDSLADFPSNVEEEERMLMKAVLESLKDLEVKPPPAEQVSSKVVEELPQPLQDSKEESASTKQCTPSKEISASAIVSNGHDSDAKVQVQDTDKVSATPANSTLLAKEVKSNGASSHRDTSISNQSSSNVDVVDGTKATVTVVKNPTSNIMDGLLRRWDLNFFKNR encoded by the exons GGCTGAGTATGATCCTAAAAATGACCTACTAGATGAAGAATTCATGCTTAAAGGGAAATGGTACCAAAGGAAGGATCTGGAG GTTAAAAATAGTAGGGATGATGCTCTTAAATGTACCCATTATATGCCTCTTATTCGTCCAGAAGGAAAGCCACTGCCTTGTGTGATTTACTGTCATGGAAACAG CGGATGTAGAGCAGATGCCAGTGAAGCTGCTATTATATTATTGCCACTAAACATAACTGTTTTCACCCTTGACTTCTCTGGATCTGGAATTTCTGGAGGCGAGCACGTTACATTGGGGTGGAATGAA AAGGATGATCTCAGAGCTGTGGTTGAATATCTGCAGACAGATGGCAATGTTTCTTTGATTGGCTTGTGGGGCCGTTCAATGGGTGCAGTTACTAG CCTCATGTACGGTGCTGAGGATCCATCCATTGCTGGAATGGTTTTAGACAGCCCCTTCTCTGATTTGGTTGATTTGATGATGGAACTTGTAGACACTTACAAAATCCGGCTGCCCAAGTTCACT GTAAAGTTTGCAATCCAATATATGCGCAGAGCGGTTTTAAAAAAGGCGAAGTTTGACATAACCGAGTTGAACACAATTAAG GTGGCAAAGTCATGCTTTGTCCCTGTTTTACTGGGTCATGCTGTTGATGATGATTTTATACAGCCCCATCACTCTGATCGTGTATTTGAGGCGTACATG GGGGACAAGGATATTATAATATTTGAGGGTGATCACAACTCTCCACGTCCACAGTTTTATTTTGATTCTATAAGTATCTTCTTCAACAATGTTTTGCAACCACCAGAGGATGAAGCAGTGGGTGCATTCTTTGACATGCCACAAGATTATTTTGGCAAG GGCAGTTGGAGTACAGTCCATGAAGTTGACTTTATGGATGATGTCCATGATG TTGCAGCTGCACCAACTAGTAGCACTGAAGATGTAATAAAGCAGGTTCGCTCCAAAAGACCCATGAGTCGGACAGAG GTCCCGTCTGACATATCTGCGCAGGATAACCAGACTGAAGACCAG GAAGAAGGTACTGGAACCGACTCTGTCCCATCATCTTCAAAAATGATCAGCTTTGAACTTTCCAATGGTGACCCGTTTGGTCCCAATGTTCCTGCATCAATAGATGATGATGACTATGTGGAATACTCACTTGATAGTTTGGCAGATTTTCCTAGTAATGTGGAGGAAGAAGAAAGG ATGTTAATGAAAGCAGTACTCGAGTCTTTAAAAGACTTGGAGGTAAAACCTCCCCCTGCCGAGCAAGTGTCCTCAAAAGTTGTCGAAGAACTTCCTCAACCTTTGCAGGACAGTAAAGAGGAGTCAGCTTCTACAAAGCAATGTACTCCATCGAAAGAAATTAGTGCTAGTGCCATAGTTTCTAATGGACATGATTCAGACGCCAAAGTCCAAGTTCAAGATACTGATAAAGTATCAGCAACTCCAGCTAACAGTACTTTATTGGCGAAAGAAGTGAAAAGCAATGGGGCGTCTTCTCATCGTGACACGTCCATCAGCAATCAAAGTTCGTCCAATGTTGACGTGGTTGATGGTACTAAAGCCACTGTGACCGTTGTAAAGAACCCAACAAGTAATATCATGGATGGTTTGTTGCGTCGTTGGGATCTCAACTTCTTCAAGAACAGATAA
- the LOC104107438 gene encoding uncharacterized protein isoform X3 gives MPLIRPEGKPLPCVIYCHGNSGCRADASEAAIILLPLNITVFTLDFSGSGISGGEHVTLGWNEKDDLRAVVEYLQTDGNVSLIGLWGRSMGAVTSLMYGAEDPSIAGMVLDSPFSDLVDLMMELVDTYKIRLPKFTVKFAIQYMRRAVLKKAKFDITELNTIKVAKSCFVPVLLGHAVDDDFIQPHHSDRVFEAYMGDKDIIIFEGDHNSPRPQFYFDSISIFFNNVLQPPEDEAVGAFFDMPQDYFGKGSWSTVHEVDFMDDVHDVAAAPTSSTEDVIKQVRSKRPMSRTEVPSDISAQDNQTEDQEEGTGTDSVPSSSKMISFELSNGDPFGPNVPASIDDDDYVEYSLDSLADFPSNVEEEERMLMKAVLESLKDLEVKPPPAEQVSSKVVEELPQPLQDSKEESASTKQCTPSKEISASAIVSNGHDSDAKVQVQDTDKVSATPANSTLLAKEVKSNGASSHRDTSISNQSSSNVDVVDGTKATVTVVKNPTSNIMDGLLRRWDLNFFKNR, from the exons ATGCCTCTTATTCGTCCAGAAGGAAAGCCACTGCCTTGTGTGATTTACTGTCATGGAAACAG CGGATGTAGAGCAGATGCCAGTGAAGCTGCTATTATATTATTGCCACTAAACATAACTGTTTTCACCCTTGACTTCTCTGGATCTGGAATTTCTGGAGGCGAGCACGTTACATTGGGGTGGAATGAA AAGGATGATCTCAGAGCTGTGGTTGAATATCTGCAGACAGATGGCAATGTTTCTTTGATTGGCTTGTGGGGCCGTTCAATGGGTGCAGTTACTAG CCTCATGTACGGTGCTGAGGATCCATCCATTGCTGGAATGGTTTTAGACAGCCCCTTCTCTGATTTGGTTGATTTGATGATGGAACTTGTAGACACTTACAAAATCCGGCTGCCCAAGTTCACT GTAAAGTTTGCAATCCAATATATGCGCAGAGCGGTTTTAAAAAAGGCGAAGTTTGACATAACCGAGTTGAACACAATTAAG GTGGCAAAGTCATGCTTTGTCCCTGTTTTACTGGGTCATGCTGTTGATGATGATTTTATACAGCCCCATCACTCTGATCGTGTATTTGAGGCGTACATG GGGGACAAGGATATTATAATATTTGAGGGTGATCACAACTCTCCACGTCCACAGTTTTATTTTGATTCTATAAGTATCTTCTTCAACAATGTTTTGCAACCACCAGAGGATGAAGCAGTGGGTGCATTCTTTGACATGCCACAAGATTATTTTGGCAAG GGCAGTTGGAGTACAGTCCATGAAGTTGACTTTATGGATGATGTCCATGATG TTGCAGCTGCACCAACTAGTAGCACTGAAGATGTAATAAAGCAGGTTCGCTCCAAAAGACCCATGAGTCGGACAGAG GTCCCGTCTGACATATCTGCGCAGGATAACCAGACTGAAGACCAG GAAGAAGGTACTGGAACCGACTCTGTCCCATCATCTTCAAAAATGATCAGCTTTGAACTTTCCAATGGTGACCCGTTTGGTCCCAATGTTCCTGCATCAATAGATGATGATGACTATGTGGAATACTCACTTGATAGTTTGGCAGATTTTCCTAGTAATGTGGAGGAAGAAGAAAGG ATGTTAATGAAAGCAGTACTCGAGTCTTTAAAAGACTTGGAGGTAAAACCTCCCCCTGCCGAGCAAGTGTCCTCAAAAGTTGTCGAAGAACTTCCTCAACCTTTGCAGGACAGTAAAGAGGAGTCAGCTTCTACAAAGCAATGTACTCCATCGAAAGAAATTAGTGCTAGTGCCATAGTTTCTAATGGACATGATTCAGACGCCAAAGTCCAAGTTCAAGATACTGATAAAGTATCAGCAACTCCAGCTAACAGTACTTTATTGGCGAAAGAAGTGAAAAGCAATGGGGCGTCTTCTCATCGTGACACGTCCATCAGCAATCAAAGTTCGTCCAATGTTGACGTGGTTGATGGTACTAAAGCCACTGTGACCGTTGTAAAGAACCCAACAAGTAATATCATGGATGGTTTGTTGCGTCGTTGGGATCTCAACTTCTTCAAGAACAGATAA
- the LOC108946248 gene encoding uncharacterized protein codes for MDRLASEKETAREKMALVEVQWTSEWQEKKPKNGLNESKTSSLKWDRPLLNGMPSARKLKQQSLVGGWISGCNTFRSVIFGRPTGRGRPRASRPIEILKSLALEDDATERIGGTGGILKELCNIFLKESIPNNHGQVRSAAGEALAMLALESKNNCHRILKLKVTGKLVEALEVPLLRVNAARILRNLCVYSGSGYFEELRELAVAGPTVLKAIMTEENKLQEVMMGVGAHIFKFITPEESSIMFQRAKIQEAKLAAKLVEILRKHQHPSIKVPRIRRFVIELSIWMMRDKRTNIQVFRNLGMDKEVEYIIETTSELESLRALMFSQEQLE; via the exons atggaccGATTGGCTTCAGAGAAGGAGACTGCCCGGGAGAAGATGGCATTGGTGGAGGTCCAATGGACCTCCGAGTGGCAAGAGAAAAAGCCGAAGAACGGGCTCAATGAATCAAAGACCTCCAGTCTCAAGTGGGATCGACCATTGTTGAACGGGATGCCCTCAGCAAGGAAATTGAAACAACAAAGCCT tgttgGAGGTTGGATCTCCGGTTGTAATACTTTtcgatccgttatttttgggcggccaaccggacgagGGCGGCCTCGCGCCTCTCGTCCAATAGAGATCTTGAAAAGTCTTGCATTAGAAGATGATGCAACAGAGAGAATTGGAGGCACGGGCGGAATCCTTAAGGAGTTGTGCAACATTTTCCTCAAGGAGTCCATACCTAACAATCATGGTCAAGTAAGAAGTGCAGCAGGAGAAGCACTAGCTATGCTGGCACTTGAAAGCAAGAACAATTGCCATAGGATATTGAAACTCAAGGTCACTGGAAAGCTCGTCGAAGCATTGGAAGTTCCATTGCTTCGAGTAAATGCAGCAAGAATCTTGAGAAACTTATGTGTCTACAGTGGATCAGGTTACTTTGAAGAATTGAGGGAACTTGCTGTTGCAGGACCAACT GTACTCAAAGCAATAATGACAGAGGAAAACAAGTTACAAGAAGTAATGATGGGAGTAGGTGCACATATATTCAAGTTTATAACACCAGAAGAGTCGAGCATCATGTTCCAGAGAGCGAAAATTCAAGAAGCTAAATTGGCTGCAAAACTTGTTGAGATTCTTAGGAAGCATCAACATCCATCAATTAAGGTTCCAAGAATTAGGAGGTTTGTCATAGAGTTGTCGATCTGGATGATGAGAGATAAAAGAACAAACATTCAAGTGTTCAGAAATCTGGGAATGGATAAGGAAGTGGAGTACATTATAGAAACTACGTCAGAGCTAGAGAGCTTGAGAGCTTTAATGTTTTCTCAGGAACAGTTGGAATGA